The following proteins are co-located in the Pseudoalteromonas rubra genome:
- a CDS encoding ion transporter, whose product MDLTLRQKTAGLLEASGRFRKAGHAIDVFLISLIIINVIAIVLESVPALATRYHRLFFFIEVTSVAIFTIEYLLRLWCCVDKLEFKHTSGNNTKKRMRYVFSPLAIIDLLAILPTLLMVFFTFDLRFLRVFRLLRIFKLTRYSRAMQLLLAAFREESSSLLAAFFIMSLVLIVASCGIYLIEHDVQPDKFGSIPAAMWWAMATLTTVGYGDVVPITPLGRFFGGVITLLSMGMVAIPTGLLASSFADQLRKRRDAFNEAVLHSLSDGVVDEQEKEHLEALRIELGLSATEANQAIKMMTSQRVHNHYCRHCGGKL is encoded by the coding sequence ATGGATCTGACACTCAGACAAAAAACCGCCGGGCTACTGGAAGCCAGCGGGCGATTCAGAAAAGCCGGGCATGCCATAGATGTGTTTCTGATCTCGCTCATCATTATCAACGTCATTGCCATAGTACTGGAGTCTGTGCCAGCACTTGCTACGCGTTATCACAGGCTGTTCTTTTTCATCGAAGTCACGTCAGTGGCGATTTTCACCATTGAATATCTGCTCAGACTATGGTGCTGCGTTGATAAACTGGAATTTAAACATACGTCAGGCAACAACACGAAAAAACGTATGCGTTATGTGTTCTCGCCACTGGCTATTATCGATTTGCTGGCCATTCTCCCCACGTTACTCATGGTATTCTTCACCTTTGACCTACGTTTTTTACGCGTATTCCGTTTGCTGCGTATTTTCAAACTGACCCGCTACTCGCGCGCAATGCAGCTATTGTTAGCCGCATTCAGAGAAGAGAGCAGTTCATTGCTGGCGGCTTTCTTTATTATGTCACTGGTGTTGATTGTGGCGTCGTGTGGCATCTATCTCATTGAACATGACGTGCAGCCCGATAAATTTGGCTCTATCCCGGCCGCCATGTGGTGGGCAATGGCCACACTAACCACGGTAGGATACGGTGATGTGGTGCCCATCACGCCGTTGGGGCGTTTTTTTGGCGGGGTGATCACCTTACTGAGTATGGGCATGGTCGCTATCCCCACGGGTCTGCTGGCGTCCAGCTTTGCCGATCAACTGAGAAAACGCCGCGATGCCTTCAATGAAGCCGTGCTGCACTCACTGAGTGATGGGGTCGTCGATGAGCAGGAAAAAGAACACCTCGAAGCCCTTAGAATTGAGCTGGGACTCAGTGCAACGGAAGCCAACCAGGCCATTAAAATGATGACCAGCCAGCGCGTACACAACCACTACTGCCGTCATTGTGGCGGCAAGCTATAG